The Silene latifolia isolate original U9 population chromosome Y, ASM4854445v1, whole genome shotgun sequence sequence CGGTTGACCAACCTTTGATTGGTAGAtcctgcattctttaggccgaaaGGCATAACGTTGTAACAGTATATAACCTCTTTTTGACATGAATGCTATCTTCTCTTGGTCGGCTGGGTCcatattgatttggttgtaaccactCCAGGCGTCCAGGAATGTTAGCATTTCGTGTCCAGCTGTGGCGTcaaccatggcatcaatatgcgGTAGTGGGGGATCTTTTGTGCATGCCTtattgagatcggtgaagtccccAAATACTCTCCACTTCACATTCTTATTTTATTTGTTGCCAGCAGGTTATCCATCTTGATATTGATCACCTTATTTCTTTCGGCTGCGAACATTCTTCGTCTCTACTGGATAGGCTTACATCCTGGATCTACACTcagcttatgtgttatgatagATGGGTTTATCCCTACCATATCGTCATGGGACCATGTGAAACAGTCCATGTTGGCTGAGGTCACCCGTGCTCCTTCCCCTATTAGCATCGTTCTTTCTGGTTGCAGTCCGTCCCGGTTGATTTGGTCCAGCTCCTCGGCTGGGGGCTCGGCGTACTCGTCCTGAACGTGCTGCTTCTATAATTGCTATGCTGGAGGGCTAGCTGTGCATTTTAGTGCCTTCTTATAGAATCCTCTGGCTTTCTCCTGATCTCCACGTACCTTCTCCACTCCCCAGGGTGTGGGGAACTTCAcacattgatgatatgttgaggggactacTTTCATCAGGTGTAGCCTTGGTCTTCCAAGGATAACATTGTAGGTAGATGGTCCATCAATGACCAAGTACCTTACTTGCTTGTTGATTCCTCCTGCGTAGCTCGGGATCACGATTTCTCCTAGTGAGTTAGCTGTTTCTCCAATGAATCCCACAAGTAGGTTGGTCTTCATATGCAtgtccttctcgctgaatcccatgttttatatggttttcagcatgatcagATTGACCGAGCTGCCATTATCTACCAGGACCTTTCTAACCGTGTAATTGGCTATTAACAGTGTTATGATAAGTGCGTCGTGGTGTTCCTGACTGTCATGGACGTCTTTCTCGTCGAAGGCGACAACAGGTAGGTCGCTGTGGGAAAACTCTACAAGATGTCTCTGGCCTGTCACTTTTAGTCTCGGTAGCGTGTATCTTTGCCGCGGAATATGTCAATCCGCTTAGGTCTGAGCTGCAtattatcacgtttatttttttgGTGCATGTAGGCGATGTGGAGGGCTTAGCCCTTTTTGCGGAACTcaccttatcttgctgcttgcccccacatgGTAGAAGGTGGCGCGGTTCCCCTTGCTCGTAGAGGCGCCTGATCTCCCTGCACAAGGTGTAGCAATCCTCCATAGTGTGTCCACTATCACGATGGAACTCGTACTACTTCTTGTTATCTTTCCTCCAAGCTTGTCCCTCTATTGGCGGCCTAGGCCACCTTACTCCATCTCCCATTTCCCTTAGCGCTTACAGAATTCCCCTGATGCCGGTTGTGAACCCATACTCAGCCAGCGTAGGAAGTTGTTGATTTTCCTCCCTATTGTCGATTCTGTTTACTCCTCTACCATATGGTTTGTATCTCTCCTCCTTCTTTCCAGTGGGCTGTTTCCTGCCCGATTTTTCTATGGCTGATGTACTGGATACGCTTGGCGTGCTCGGTATGCTTGCTCTGGTGAGCATATCTTCTTCCAGTCTCATTGCTGCTGCAGCTTTTTCTTGGACTACCTTAAAGATGTGGCAAGAATGCATAGTTAGCTGTTTGTATAGGTCTGAGTCGTTGTGCAGGCCCTTCCTAAATGCTTCCACCACTGTCGACACGTCACACTCATGTACTGCGACCTTTTCGTTATTGAACCTGGTGTTGAACTTTCCAATCGTCACGTTGGCGCCTTGGACTATTCGATATAAGTCGGCAGCATGCTTTTGTGGCTTCCGGCTGCTAGAAAACTGCTGATTAAACGCATTTACCAAGTCGTGaaatgtggatatcgacctgttATGTAGACTAACGAGACATCGGAGTGTGGGCCCCGGCAATGTTGATCTGAACCCCTTACACATGTAAGCTTCCTTCACATGCCCAATGGCCATTACTGTCATCATCTTTTGTTTGTATTGGCTCGCGTGATCAAAGGGATTCGTCGTGCCGTCAAAGAGAGTCACGTCTGGGTTgttgaatccctttggcatggcaacAATCGATATTGCGTCCACGAATGGCGAGTCTGCATAGCTATCAGGTCCTGCCTTCTCAAGTGAAGGTGGCATCCCTGGTACCCTGCTTAGCATCACTCTTAGCTCCAAGTACTGCTAATTTGTTAAGCTACTTGAATCTGCGTTGCGGTTGCCAGCTATCTGCTGATTCCGGGTACGGCTTCCAGGCCAGAGCTCCCCAGGGCTCTAGTTTTGTCCATTATCCAGAGGGTTTGATGTTATAAGTATCCCCTGGTGCCGGCCTAACTGCAGACTTCCTACAGATCCTGCACCAGGTGTCTGATTAGTCATAATGAAATTACTGGTTGTGAGTGCATTTACAGTAGAAGAGTGGTGGTGGAGCTGAACAAGAACACTGCCTGGACTTTCCCTGTCAGGGATTTGGTTGAGTGGTGTAGTAGTAGAGCAGGCACGGGGCTTCAGAAGGGAGTACAAAATGCCATAGTGATGAGCTTGATGTACCAGTCCGGCGTGAGAGAAATAGAAGTAGGAATGAGATGAGTTTGCTTAGACCGAAAGGGTGGCGGTGCTATCTTGGAGAATATGAAATCAAGAGTTCGAACCCGGGAAAGAACAGTGTTGACTCTTGCAGAACGAGATTGGTTGACTAAAATGCATCTTATAGAATGATATCTCTTGTATGAACACCATaatgtaattattttttcatattaatatatttctcacatttcaccaaaaaaaaagaaattactGGTTGTAATGTTACCTGGTACTAAAACTACTGGTTGTGACAGGTGTCCGTTATCCCCGGTTGCGCTGTTGGTAGGCTACCAGCTATCTGGTGTTAGATATCCTAGCATCTGTGGGACTATTCCTTCTCCCGTTGGTACTGCTGTCAGATCCAATCTGGTCACCAACTCGGTTGGAACCTGTCGTGGTTGACTCCTGATGCCTGATGCCCCCTTGTGAGGGCTCCACAACCAAGGCCTGGCTTCCACCTTCTGTGCTTGCTGGCGGTTTTACTTGTTGCTTCATGAGgtctatctgtgcccagagctccCTATTCCTCCTTGTTGCTTGGGCTTCTGCCTTCCTCTAGTCTTCTCGCATACTCTCCATTGCCTTGTGCAGATTGTCCATGCCGTTTAGCAGAGTTTATGTTGGACTTGGCGGTGGGGTGAGACTCACGCCTCTGAAaggttcatatacccctattagactcatctaatcattttataaattactcataatttatatattagtggatctagttgcatgtaaGATGATTTTATACAAAACAAGAAGAAAAACATGTTTCTTACATTATATGTGGGACGAAaatgggcacaagtgaggactCTTTCCTCCACTTGTTATTGAGCTACAAagtatatggatgatcctccaacaagaTCCTAAAGTAGAGATGCTCCACTTgattgcaccaagactatccctcaatactacaaatattattaactagataataagagTAGTGACCTTAAATATTGAttctaatattaatattatttctaCCAtagtaatatatttatttttagaTGTTAAGAACGGACATAAactatttttatgtatttttgaagAGAATATGGAGAAAAGAATAAACATGCATAAGCATAAGAATAATATCTACAAATATGAGAACACTCCCACTAGTGTGTTAGGGGTGCACGGTTTTCCTCTTCTTAGAAGAGGCATGCattcctttttctcttatcaagaCAATAGCTAGTGAATAGGTATGTAAGATGGTCATCATGATGTCTATTTTTATCATTTAAAAAACAAAACCATTAAAGCCCATTTACCACCCATAAAACCGATTTTGATGggataaaatggacatccattttaaaAAATGTCTTTTGTCATTtctaatgtgtgacatgtgacacataacatgtcacaagtaattttaatgcatatttaacaaattaaatataattattcattaaataaattacaattgtaattcataattacatgtatGTAAAATGGGTCATCTATAACCTAgctaatataatctacaacattttgtaattataactaactaataattgttttctcaaatgtttcataaataataatcaattttagtactataagattttaattactaaattgaatcttatttaatcatattacaataagatataatattctctcttatatatcaatttgttcaatttaaggatttaatcaatgtgtatcgtcatacgatcgattaactttacaatttatggaatcgtcctttaggtctgaccttaagggatcaactgagcATCACCattaaacgacagtaatgtcaacctctagtcagtcaatcattaccgattaatgttgatcagttgacatatataaatgaatcatctcttacgtattcttatcatgagtttcaataatgtgatcgcaccattgttgaggacgcATACTCCAACAGCCTCCTAGTCCCTTATCCGACCTGGAGTGCGTTCCCATAGTAGGAGTCTTGGGAGGTAAGGTGACCGTAGCCATGGGTGTGGCTCTCGACGTGTGTCCGGTAGGTAAGGTGACCTTAGCCATGGGTGTGGCTCTCGattgtgagaattgattcatagcgATTTAATTGTAATTCATATTTTAGATTTATAATGATAAATCACAAAACAATTTGCATGTTATACATTCTgttcctaaaatgtttttaggtcatattgatgatttatggatgattattgcttattttaatgatttttagtgaactaattacattttaatgagtaaaatgaacttttatttactaaaaatagttaaacatcACTACTAGCCGTGCTTTTTTAGTATGACATCACATGCATAGTTtgcatattgtatgtaaaatttcggatCTTTgtcattagttttgcatataatTCTCTCAATCGAGCagctttaaactactcgatcgaacacttccttgGCAAAATCTCTCGATCGAGGAGTTAGTCTACTCGATTGCGGAACCTCAAAATACCacatctcgatcgagaacagctaGGTATCGATCGAGCATTGTTCACCATCTataagcactcgatcgaacaacttgaCCAACAAAAGATATTGATCGAATGGATTACCACTGAAACAGCTGCTTTCTTCGTTGGTTAACTTCCGAGATGACTTCACGCTTCTCGAGGCAGTAGTAATTCCGTTCCCATTTTTCTATCTCCATAAATGCAGGCTATGGGGCAACAAAAGGCATGATTCCGCTACTTTTGGGTCCGTTCTTGCTTAAAAGACAAAACCAacaaaagtagactattcggggcatagaaatacgtgcaataaaggcttaaaaagactacataagaggcacgtatcaaatctccccaaaccgaacatttgcttgtccccaagcaaactatatccaaactaatggaacggaatagaaaactcagagctagctacaaattgtccacttaaacaggtttaatgcaaacaaactgaCACTTATAGCGAAACTGACAAATACAACAAGTAGTATGATGTTCATAATAAAGCTGAACTCTCGACCTTGTAAGACCTTTGAAAATGGACTcttacgggtcactcttctctcatgaagcaaagggtaagcatatgaatataagagagaaaaaattatagtcgctcacctaaactacgaccgacataaacatgcatgcaactaatattaTAGACAATTCTCGcaaccgtacacatacattccaaccaatcaaggtcccgtcacagccaagggcttaaaatatatggaaaagtgaggcaatgggtaagaagggcaaaatatttttggaaatgtgaggtaataagtcaagctagctacctaaacagaaccaaaccAACCATATACGATTCTAAACCATCTACAAAACTGAAGCACAAATGCCTTAGTTGGCATAGAAACTTACTAAGCCAAATAAATAGTCCTCATAAGATAAAGATAAGAACATAGAAGTATAACCGTTCTTATTCaatctcttttttcatttttcttttcctttttttcttctcaaggttttttcatttttctgtctctttttcatcatttttcaacttctttttctttctcgTCTCATCCTCCTacttcttcataaattaccaactccaaatcaatacaatacaaactaaactcggcacgataaattatataccgcaaaaatatacactaaactagcttgacaaggcaggctaaatttggatgtagttaagggtcaaaaggcaaatttagCTAAATGTAGAGTTTAATGGGacaaatgaaagaaaaagggaatgtaagaacctccttgcatgtgacaccaaccactaacctgaATGTATGTAGGTAAAaaacaattgaatttcatatatgtgcaaattaatgatacatgctatgcaaggagtaactactcacaatcctacatgaactggtcgtAAATGACACAAGTtctaaggctctaaatcttagaaattctGAGTGGGTTActaaaatttcaggtcaagtctatttgttcagttaaattataacattaactcgtggatatgcaataagacaaagctaaaaagatatcaGTTTCTTGCAAGGCTTATGCAAAAAGGactaaaagtagtgcaatttcatcattgaaatccaccgttccgactcaacctatatgcaaaattaaacgtgaaatattttttttcaaatttttcaattttttttgtatttttcaattttttttttttgaagataaaatacaatgcaagcagaaaatgaaataaacgtgaatgcaaaacaaatgcaaatgtagACTCAAAGGATGGATTACCCTCgccaaaccaaaatggacaatgccctcattgtccttcagcatacaccagcagaataatagGGGGCGGGAAAAGTACAAccaaatgcaaacaaatgaaataaactaaaagagatgaaaagaaataaagcaaaaatacttacaaaacgaacttccccaaacaagtcagcaaactggggaagtgagtagtccagtagctactcgtcagcctcctcgtcaACCAACTGGTAggtggggtcctcctcctcctctcttcTCCTCCTCTGATGACCTCCCGCATCAAGCTCCGCTCTGTACCTCTCCTCCCTCTCAACTGTGTCCTCCTCGCTCGTAGGCTGTGGGTATCCttccgccgggtaccggtagaaggcaGGGTGTGGCCTGTCAGCTGGGACAGGACATCCTCTCATCACGTGGTACTCGTATATAAggaataaggcaagtgcctgatccCGCTCTATACGAGCCACTCTACTGCACATCTCCAAAAATAAagcgtcacgacgcccttggtccatgaacCCAAGCGCCTCAAAAGTGGGAGGAGCAACAAAATTAGACGGCTGAAGgatagagggtgtaggtgtaggggTAGAGATAGGCGTGGGCATGGACGCGAGCGCGTGCCAAGCTCGTGTAGGTGCAGACCCCTCTCCCACTTCCCTAACAGAAGTGGAAGTCCTCttccgcttcctagaagcggTAGGATTAAGGTCAAAGAGGTAATAAGATGGAGGTGTTGGTAACCTCCCCGACACAATAGTCAAGggtaaaagacggggtaggtTAGGTGAAGGTAGAGTCACGGACACGAAAGTGCCAATTTTCCACGTCCGTTGGTCTTTTGCTAACCAGTGCATTGCAATCATGGCTGGAATATCAAAGACTACATCCTTATCTAAATATGTAAGGCCACGGGCAAAGCCGGGGAAGAGGCCGTGGGCAATGCGAGTCACTAACCCACCACAAGCTATCGTGCGCGTCGCTTTCTGCCTGACAGTGTTAAAATGTTGAGCAGCCAAGTAAGAGATGTTAAAAACAAAGGGGTTACTGCTGTCATTGTTTAGGTAACCCGCTAAAATGGACAGCTCGACATTGTTAACATTGTTGGGCTCTTGACTACCAAAAATGTTCTCTCTTAGCAGACAGAGAAATTAATGGTCTGGGGGAAAGTTGACGTGCGTAACACGTTGTAGACTGAAGGGAGTGTGTGCAAGTGTATTCCAAAGTAGAGCCAGGAGCTTCTTAGAAGGCTCCTGAAGACCGTTACTAACTAAACCCAACCGcccccaaactcagctaaggccCAGGTGAAGGTCGTGTGGAACAGTCGAAATGTAATGCACTTGCTCTTAGGGTCACTCGCATAGGCCACAGGAGAAAAGGTGAAAGAGCTGAAAAATTCTTAAGTCGCTCGTCGATAAGTGAGCTCTTTTAAGGTGGCCAAACCCGATATTCCCGTCCCGTTGAGCAGCTCCACAACGGGCTCAAAAATTACCAATTTCTCTAAGGATGGTCGACATAAGAAACAGGTCGATGTCATGTCACAGTCCATTAAATTTAAAAATCGAGTTCTGTGGGACGGGGAAACGAAACGTACCTGCGAAAACTCAGGTAAAGTCTTCGTGGAAGTGTCAATATAATGTTGGGTAGTAGCACGAGACCCCTTACTCGCTCCAGAACGAGAATCGGTAGCAGCAGCAGTAGTGACCATAGTAGCGGAAGTAGTAACAACAGCAGGAATAATAGCAGTGGTCACGGGTGTGGGTGTCGACGTAGCAGGGGTCGGCACCACTGTAGTAACAACGGCAGCAGCAGTGGTCGcggttgtggtgacggtggtaacagcagggaccaccgtctctaAAACAGAAGGAGTAGTAGCGGAAACAGAAGGAGATCTCATCGGAAAACTACTATCCATCCTATAATCAAAGCAAGTTCTAAATTAACATACAATCAACAATTGGATTTTCCCCAAATTTATTTCTAAAACCATAATTTGTAAAAAAATTAAGGTAAAATCGCAATTAAACATTGAATAAAAGGGGAATGAACTTACTTGAATCGATTACCCAACacaaatatcaattaaaatcaacaaagacGCAAATTAATCGAAATAAATGTTGATTTTTCCGCGAACCCTAATCCCGCAAATAACTTCAAATTACTCGAAAATTGAAGAGGTAAATATGGGggaatgatttaattgatgataAGCAAAGGATTTGGGTAATCTATTTGGCAAATTAGTAGAAGAAATTAGGGATTTGGGTTGATTGAATGGGTGTGTCGACGGAATTGGGGGAAAATTACAATGAACAAATGAACAAAAGTAAGGGAAGAAGGAACTCCCTCGTGCTCATATCAGCTGAAACTGCTTGATgaagtggttttaaactactcgatcgggAGCTTTTCTAgtcatttgctcgatcgaggacttttgttactcgatcgagagcccccaAATATGACCTTCTCAATCGAGAGCTTCACATTACTTGATTGAGAGCTTTTGCTTGAACAGTTGCTCGATCTAACGCAAAAAGTATTCGATCAAGAGTTTTCCTTTTACCACGCTTCCCAATGATCAGAAATCTCCCaaaacctgcaatttacacatatatacttcccacaaaaataccaaaataataGTACGCAGTCTATATTCTGTCTTAAGCTAATTAAATCTAACTAATCTAATACTATTTTCTACATGTAATAAAAAGGTCTAACAAATTCAAATTACAAATTGTTTATACAAACGGGATGGCGTCCCGTTTTATCTTCCAAAACACTTGAACAGCCCGTAAGAAGGCTTCTGACtagaggaggtcccttcagcatcgcggaccgtccttTTTAGCTTCCATGAACTTGAATTGATCGACGGAGAGTAGTCCGCATCCACGTATGCCTTTACTATCGTCCTTACTTTGTTCTGCTTCTTCCTTCCATGGCCTTTGTCCTTCGCATCATCTTTTGTATTGAGCTCAAATTCCACTATACTCTTATCACCGGGATCTCCAATTTCTAATCCGCCAAGACCTGTAGCAACAGAAATGATAGAATGGTCCTCCATactgctcccaatctggggcggagatGTAAATATCGCTGCATATGATTTAACATTATCAATTGGAGGTTCCGTGTCAGGGTTTGTAGAGGGTAGTGCATTGCAAGGCTCGACTTGTATAGGAGCCCTGCGAACGCTAGAATGATAGAAAGTCAACTCCTCATCACCTACTTGAAAAGTTAAAGTCTtcccccgacatctattactgcacgagcggtatatagaaatggtcgtcctaaaataataggagtatatGAGTCTTCGAGGATATCTAAGACTACGAAAttgacgggaataaagaactttcATATCTTAACAGGTATGCCCTCCAAGGCACCTAAAGGCAGCGATAAAGTgcggtcggccatctgtacggtgATATTAGTACAATGAAACTTTGTTAACCCAAGCCTCTTAGCGAGATACAATGGTAAAACACTCACGGTAGCTCCCAAGTCGCATAATGCATTATCAATGAGatgggtccctatatgacatggtataaagaaactacccgggtcagacaacttagatggggtcttattttgaataagggcagtgcccgcttcagtcaaagccaccatCTCATGGTCATTAATTTGCCTCCTACGCGCTAAAATATCTTTTATAAATTTTATATAGGAGGGTTCTTGGGTTGGTAACTCAGCAAATGGTAcattaacatgaagacttttcaaaATTTTGGCAGACTTCCCAAATTGCTGCTCAATCTTCTTGCTCTGCAATCTTTTCGGAAATGGGACAGTAATTGTAATAGCTAGTCCTTCATTTTTCTTCGCCAAAGAATTTTCACATTCAGCATCAGATTCACTCGATTAAGGAAcagtacctctcgatcgagtacttttctcaacaagagtgctcgatcgagcactttgatctACTTGATCGAGAACAGTGTTttcagcagtgctcgatcgagcactttcactCTCTCAATCGAGAACCTTTTCAGCATAatccctcgatcgaccactagaaatcagtcgatcgaggacatctcgTGGTGTCAGCACTTTTCATCAAAAGTCGACTGTTCATGTACAGCAACTTCGGTTTCCGGATTAGAATCAGCATTTGCTAACGGCATCttgggtccctcataagaaagaccacttctcAGATTGATCAGATTCACTGTCTCATGTGGTTTCTTGTCAcgttgtgacggtaaatgacttggTTGTCTTGAAGCTTTATTAACAGCTAGTTGGGCCATCTGGGATTCAAGTGACTTAATGAAAGCATCTTTCGCTTGGTCACTTTTTTGCAATTGCATTGTCAATGATTGTACCATTGACTTCAACTCGGCTATATCACTTATGGTactagaagaggcaccttgttacggcggtgggaaagaaggaggcttctgaaagccttgttgttgatTTTTATGAGGCGCTACATAAACTTGTTGCTAcagtggaggtgtaggattcaagacattttgtctagtccatctcaagttaggatgaACTCCATCTTGGTTATTGTAATAGGAGCTTCCTTGCCTAAATTGTTGAAAGGCATAGACCTGCTCCTTTTCAGCTAATCACTCCACTGCAGTATGACCATTTTTG is a genomic window containing:
- the LOC141631498 gene encoding uncharacterized protein LOC141631498, encoding MGFSEKDMHMKTNLLVGFIGETANSLGEIVIPSYAGGINKQVRYLVIDGPSTYNVILGRPRLHLMKVVPSTYHQCVKFPTPWGVEKVRGDQEKARGFYKKALKCTASPPA